The stretch of DNA CTGttggttgggtgatgccgggaattgtattcaagtggtttcctttgtgtgagttctcactatttgatactagagttggacatgactgagcgactgaactgaactgaactgaagaaaagagatcagccctgggtgttctttggaaggaatgatgctaaagctgaaactccagtactttggccacctcatgcgaagagttgactcattggaaaagaccctgatgctgggagggattgggggcaggaggagaaggggacgacagaggatgagatgactggatggcatcaccgactcgatggacatgagtatgagtgaactccaggagttggtgatggacagggaggcctggcgtgctgcgattcatggggttgcaaagagtcagacactactgagcgactgaactgaactgaaggttagttgtctggtagtctagggtcttggggtcagtgctcccactccaaaggctcaaggcttgatctctggtcaggatcAAAGCTtctacaagtggtttgttatggcattaggtgagattaaaacaaatatccaaaaatgagggaccaaagatgaactccagacaaatggcagttacaaaatcagtcaaataataattaaaataatggaatatacatatacacccatgagcaaagtcagaATAGTCCAACAAaagtaaagtacaatagattgacccagagaacaaaggaaataaaaaattatatttaccagttaagaataaaactaagtaaagcacaaactggaaaccaaaactaaagcaaggtgtcaAGTGGGTaatgaagcaatgaaaacaaaactaacaaatatgttgagaggaaagaaaagaaagaatagatacgcaaagttaaatagaggtatatGCAGAAGATTTATATGTATTAAAGATTAATtgcagtaggaaaggcaaacaaaggaataaatgtagaaaaaaataataggtttagaaaatttaagttaaaattataaaaaagagaaaagaagaaagaaaaaaaaacataacagaattgcaaaagcccaatgcaaaggcagaggtttataacaataataaaaataaaaagtgtgactgaatatacacataaacacccataagcaaaatgaaaacagtccaacaaaaataaagtacaacagATTGACCCAGcagacaaaggaaaccaaaaattatctctaccagaacaaaactaactatctgaagaacaaactggaaaacaaaactaaagcaaggtgccaactgggaataaagcaatgaaaataaaactaacaaatatgttgagaggaaaagaaagaatagatatgcaaggctaaacagaggtagataaagaagatttatatacattaaagattaactgcaagaaaaaaaaaaacagtaggaaaagccaacaaaggaataaatgtaggaaaaacaataataggtttaaaaaattttaaaaagagaaaagaaaaaaaaaaggaaactccccagaactgcaaaagcccaatgtagaggcagaggtttatacagtaataaaaaatgtgactgagaagaaaaaagaaaaagaaaaaaaaaagctcagaagcttaattagatttcatagtgccaataaaatcaacaactataacacagggggaaaaaaagaaaaaaaataccaaagaatcttcagaacaagtcaaaacataagaataataaaggcttttcttgagtcactgctgtcagagtcctttccctcgctgggagtcaccgTCCGCCTCGCCTCCCTAGGAtgcctccaacactgtgctgatcccTGCACCTGCTGTGGGCTCAGATTCTAACCTGGTCTTActcctctgtattcttgcctccaatgcccacagctatcagaactaatacgttttcttttgtgggagctcttaatgaccttttatatattccgtAGGTAGAGTCTACATAGTTGAtcctgtggatttaatctgcagcttgtacagctggtgggaacgTTTTGGGCCTTCTTCCTTAGCCGCATTGCCCCTGGGttttaattgtggttttatttccacctctgcatgtgggtcgtccactggggtttgctcctgaggctgccctggaggacttgggtttgcccctgtgagggccaggtgtggaggtggtgcatgggtcgcaggggttctggcagcaccaggtactcggGAGTTGGCAGTGAGGGAAGCAGGGAATAtcgtgctctagaagggtatggccaCCCGCactggccaatacactccagtattcttgcctggagagcccctccatgacagagaagcctggaagtccacagtctacagggtctcagagttggacactaccaaaGCAACCCTGTGCACAAAGACGCAAggctttttttgcctgtggcagctctgcccccgtAAGAGTTAAGCatgaaggtggcgcagctgcttgacttgtggggaccctggtggcgcCAAGTGTGCAGTGACACCGACTACCTCTGCCGCAGGGGTTATGGccgtatcagagtcttttttcaagcctcttgtagctggcaatcagaaggcctctttggccagtctctATAGCTCCGCTccttcaggcacttagagggcttccttgcctggagtccttctctgttgtttggtgcatcaggcacatagaggggcccccctggctggggccCTACTCTATAGACTGGTAGGTCAGGcgcttaaaggggcaccctgggtggggtcctagtctgtagttcagtgcctccagtgtttgatgggccagcctctctgttcAGCTGCGGATTCTGGCGTgtggggggagagaggctatggtgatggctccacccctaCATGGGACTCAGCAGTGTCGCCCttcttccatggctgcctggctttcctccacaggcacttcccaccacagtctcctccctcacatcccctcaacccatctctctgcagtcaacagtaGCCCTCACCccgggattgctccacaatccctaaactccagctcccagccgctgTGCCTTCCAGGGCATCTACAgccctgtctggggtatgtatggctgcagcaaggactgtctgagtctcattccatttagaatgccacagatcagctgttgcactctcagccttaaatgtttctcctctgactcagacagttgccccagtgtggggatcagacccctgcttcagttcccccacccgcctAGGTCAGGCCTAGTCCtaactaacactcctgtttttccctctAGTTCCTTCATTCTACTGAGTTTTGCGTGGGTCTGTATATTCTTTTATGCTGGTCAGATCCTCCTGTCCGCTcgcagctggtgttctgcatgcacttctgtgtctgaaggtgtattcctgatgtatccatggagagagatagactccatgtccacctactcatCCGCCATCTTGTTCCTAGGTTTAATTCTTGAAGAATCTTTAGCTTGGGATGTATAGTCTAAATGCAATGCCCTCTGGAAACTAAAATCCACATTAATTAATAAATtgtgtgtttgaaaatttttggttttcttttgggagacctatttcaaaataatttttttcaaggaaaGTCTGGTACCAGATACGTAAAACTAACCAAAGAAAGTGTTGCTTAACAAAGATTTTTGAAGACTCGTTTGAACAACTAGAGAATGGTTTAGAATGAGATTATGGCAGGGTTTAAGATCTTGTAAGAAAATATCTTTAGTTTCCCTAGCCATGTTGTTTACGCTTTAAATCACCCTACAATAAAGAAAAGTTTTGCTTAGAACAAGTCAATCTCAGCTCAGTTCTTGTCTCAATTTAGAACTACCAAGTCTGAGAGTGGTTACATGATCTTATACCTCCCCCCAAAAAGGAAGCATTATCTAAAAGcatgtggattttcttttttttttttaagtgatggaGATCAGAGAGTCAGGACATCTGAAGGCCAGAtccaagaagggaaaaaagttctgaaaacaaagacaaaaatggtAAGATATGGAGTAGCTCTCCATCCCTTTTCCCTCATCCCTAAAGAAGGTTTTTTTCCCTAAACTCTTTCTGAAAGAAAGGAATTCTAAAATACTGATTTGTCTTAAATAACTCTTTTAGGCTGATAAAGAGAATGTTGGTAGACCTACCGGgatcaaaaataatttaacagtGGAAAAAAACTGTATTCCTTTAAAATCTTCTAATGAATTAACCAATTCAACTCTAGCCACGGATCCACCTAATTCTGAGGATAATAATCAAACTCTGCCATTGTTACCAGTTAAAGATGACCCCCAAAGTCAACATAGAACATTAAGCCAAACATTTCACCtcaaaaacaacagtaaaaaaaaaccaGTGATTACAGAAAAACCAAAGCATGATGCTAACGTGCCCAAGAAACCTGTGCTTGGAGCATATCGTGGCCAAATTATTCAGTCTAAGATTAATTCCTTTAGAAAACCACTGCAAGTCAAAGATGAGAGTTCTGCAACAACCAAGAAACTTCCAGCGACTGTCTCTAAAGCCACAAAGCCTCAGCCTGGAGACGTCAGCAGCATAACAGTGAAAAGTGATAGAGCCTCACATATGACGTCTGCCACTAAATTTGCGAGCGCTACATCTCAGATCCGACACCTTGTGCGACCTCCTATTAGAAGTCAGCACAACAAAGCCCAGGACACCATGAAACCCGGCAACAGCAGGATGTCTGCCAATGTCACAGTTCGGAAAGGGCCTCGAGAGAAAGAGTTAAATACAGTTTTGTCTGGCATCAAGACCGGTTCTTCGCAGGACATAAAAGGAGATAAGACACTATCAAAAAGCATGGCAGCTGGAATGGTAGCCAGGCCTGCTACATCTTCTAACACTAAACTGATAGAAAAGTCAAAAACCGCTGGCCAGCGCAGCCACACTACGGTGAAAGCAGCTGTTGACAGTAGATGGACTCAGCCCAAAGAAACTGCGGAGGAGAGAAAGTAAGTAGATGTAATTTTATTAGCTCAATTTTCAGTAGAGTCCCATTTGTGAATTCGGCTTATCATTTCCTTGATATTAGAGTATTCGAGTTTTTTGTACATGGATTCTCTTCATGTGCAGATCAGTCTAAGCTTATTTATATTGTGGAACAGTATATCCTAAGTTACTATGCTTGAGTAtgtttaattgggcttccctggtggctcagtggtaaagaatccacctgcaatgcagaagacacaggtttgatccctcggtcgggaagaaaccctgcagaaggaaatggcaacccactccaatattcttgcccggataatcccatggacagaggagcctggtgggctacagtccatggggtcgcaaaacagtcggatatgacttagcgactaaaaccaaaccaaaacatgTTTAATTAGGTTGTTTTATGTAGTCAAAGTTAAAATGGTTAATGAAATTGGGAAATGTTTTATAACCTctccatttaaaaatgcattcttgAGGTCTCTGTGCATATAGTTAACACTGATATGTTCCCTGTTTATCTTCAGACAGGTGAACCATATACGTGCCACTAGTGTAGAATTAAAGACTGGAAGTGCTGTTCAGCTTTCGCTGTGTTTGACAGAATCCTGTCCTCAGTGTCACAGTTTTCTGCTAACGTTTCTGCTAACGTTTATCTGCTGCTTCTGACTGTAGAGCTCGTCTGAGTGAGTGGAAGGCTGGCAAAGGAAGAATTCTGAAACGGCCTCCGAGCTCAGCAGTTACCCGGCCTGAGCCCGAAACACAAAAGGAGCAACCTGTTGGATCCTTCTGGACTACCATGGCAGAAGAAGATGAGCAACGACTGTTTACTGAAAAAGTAAACAAGACATTTTCTGAATGCCTGAACCTGATTAATGAGGTAgagtctttattttatatttgtttacagCTTTATAGCTTATAACTTAATAGCTTACAAATTAAGTTCATAGCTTACAAATTACCTTCATCAGTGTTATCTCATTAAATTATATCATCAGTCTTTTATGACCAATTAATGTGTCAGCGGTGTTATAGAGACTTAATTGTGAGATTGTTTCTCTTTAGCCTTTAATGGGCTACATTCTAATTGAGTTCCTATAAATAAATCAAAGGgatacttagattttttttccattgagtttATAAATATTGTATTTCTCTAAGATATTATTATAGAGTAGGCTGGGGCTGGGTATTTGCTCTGATACTTCTGTTTTTTACATTCAATCAACgtatttacaaattattttttctactcATTCTACACTGTACCAAAGACTAGCAACACAAATTATTATCACAGATTAAATTTaactaaaatatttgtaaaccaaaTCCCATTAATCTAAACCAACATGGTCTTGAACTGTAGAATTTAATGATTTGGACCAGAATCCTATGGGTATGATAATCAACTtcggagtgtgtgtgtgtgtgtgtgtgtgtgtgtgtgtgtgtgtgtttttctcctGATGTCTCTTTAATCTTGCTTTGGTCACTCACTAGTGTCTAAACATAGCAAGACTGATGAATACAGAGTGTGATTTCAAACCTTTTCTCTAGTCTTTATGAATATCTTTAAACATTTTGTAGTTCTGACAGCCAGTGAAAATTATGGTCAGGGAAACTGATTCTATTCCTATCTACTCTACTGGGGTTTTTTATTGATACTGTGGAATTTTCTGCCCTTCTACTTACCTGTATATAGCTGTTAATTACATAAGCCATTACAGATTCGTTTTTTTAATCTTACTattaaaacctgacaaagataattaggggaaaaaaaaaactagtgagCTGTTTCCATAAGCATTTGGTAGGttaaaaaattataagtaaagaaataacaaatagggactcccctggtggtccagtggctaggactctgcgctcccaatggcagagaacctgggttccatctctggtcggggaactggatcccacttgctgcaacgagaagatcctgcaagccacaactgaGACCAGGCAGAGGCGGGAAAAGTGTAAATGCATGCACACACCAACAGATGTACTCCATCACACACACGAGGCCAGACATGGAGACTGAGCAGCATGCTAGCCGCTCTGTTTACTAATTTTTTCTCAACTAGGGTTTCGTTTTTCTGACTCTTGACTGATCTACTTCTTGCTAACTATTCAGAATAAGTTTGGAGTAAGGAAAACAATGGTGActattttatgaataattttctaccaccctttttttctctttaccactgatcctGATTGTAGTAGGCTTACTTAATTGTTCATAGTTTGTAGACTAAACAGCATCACTCACTTTATTTCTTGCTGTTTTAGGGGTGTCCAAAAGAAGAAGTATTAGTTACACTAAATGACCTGATTAAAAATATTCCAGATGCCAAAAAGCTTGTTAAATATTGGATATGCCTTGCACATATTGAATCACTCACAAGTCCTATTGAAAGTATTATCGCAATCTATGAGAAGGCCATTCTGTCAGGAGCTCAGGTGAGATGATAACTTACGTGTCTTTATTATTTCAGTGTAAATAATTCAGAATTATTGTGGAACACATCACCATATAACTTGATACAATTTTGCTTATTTATGTGGCAGTAATGAATGTTTAAAGACCACAGAATTACATATTATAGAGGCTGTTTCTCACCCTTCTAAAGCTTGCTCATGTACTAGGGATAGTCAGACCTTAGAAAATGGATATAAGCTGAAATATGCGTTTCCTAAAATGTGATGTGAGAAATAGTTTACCACAACATGTCATTTTGGACATCCTCTAGTGGAGAAATCTACTGAAAGACTGAATTTTCagtattaaaaagtatttatttaatagaaagcaaatggaattaaattaacttttaaaatgttagcaAGCTCTCTGACCAGAGAACTCTCACTTTACAAGTCTATCTTTATGGACTCACATTTATATGCCATATGTTTGGTCCAGTCACATATAGAAAATGGCAATAAACGAATTTCTCTGACATTATTAGCACCATAGTAGTTTAACATTGTATCTGTTACCTCTTCCCATTGTGCTGCTACAAAAAAGCCCTGGGGTATAGAATAAGTCATATCTTGAgtttttatttggttgttttttttgtttttatgggcAGATATTCCTAAATGTATTTCCTTCTGGCCAAGTGTCTCAGAAGTGCATTCTTGGAAATTGTTtacaaagagaatttttaaaaacttttctttttcagccTTTCCTTAAGAAAGGTCTATATCCTTTAGTACCAGCAAAGCCAACAAATACTATCTGATCTTTCACCTgaattaaaatatcatatattcagCAGGTATTCTCTCTAAATGTGTAAGACACTTTGCTGAAGGATAATTATATTCCACCGAACTTTACCTGGAAGAGAATGTTAGGTCCCTACTACATTGAGCCAGAGGGACGTTGCTTAATGGTGCTTATGACAGTATAGCTAAGATGCAAAACTAGAGCCAGGCATTCATAGAGAAAGCAGTAAAGAGATGTGAGACCAGAGCAGAAGTTGGGGAACAGGGATCAAAACTGGACAAGAAAACTGAACACCTGATGGGTGAGTCCTTCAGGACCAAGTTCAAGAATTAAGACTGTGACCCCGAGCTTCCCTTTTGTACCATACTTTGAATATACTCCATTAGCAGGCACTGTGCTTCAAGGGAATGTAGTAAGTACTTACACTATATGACGTTTAATGCATGGTTTCTGAGCTGCTgagtttttgaataaatgaaatgttagACTAATCTACCTTGAACTCTTCAAAGATGCATTTAATAGCatgtgaaacaaaaatataaccaTGGGCTGGAATGTaggagaaaaggaataaagtaatACAAATTTAGAGTAAAAAATATGATCAGCTCTTTGATAGATACTAATAGTCTTAATTTGctacttgttcattcattttgttcCTGTCAAGCAAGCAGTAATAGTTACCATAGGCTtaagaaaaattaacagaaattttttaaactgataaaaTTCTATCCcttaaccctggtggctcagagggtaaagcatctgcctgcaatgtgggagacctgggttcaatccctgggtccggaagatcccctggagaaggaaatggcaacccactccagtgttcttgcctagagaatcccatggacagagaagcctggtgggctacagtccatggggtcgcaaagagtcggacacgactaagcaacttcactttcttccttttctttaagttcatttttatttggaaaagacAGTTGCGTTTTTCAAATTGAGGAGCAAGAATTCTGAGAAAAATGGTCTAAGAAccattgctttcttttaaaacatgtaatcactggttttaatattttcaacttGGATAACCTAGTTAATGTTTGAAATATAAAACTTATATGGGTCTgctttcttcattaaaataaaaataagcccaTCGAAGAGATGCGACATACAATTGTTGACATTCTGACAAGGAAGAGTCAAGAAAAACTTAAATTTGGTAAGttagtttcttttgtttccttcaggtaaattgtgatttaattttaaatttctttgctgaattatttttatctttttaaaccttttttaatatttaagttgGTTCTTTCCTCATACTTCTGTTGACTTACCTCTGAAATTCATTGACTCTACATAGTATAAATAATTCTTAACTAGGAGATCTGGTTCAAAATCGTTATTATGTATCTGTGAAAGTTACCTTACCTCTCTAGCCTTTTCCTGTCTTGGTTAGGAAGGTCTCCTGGCgttgggaatggcaacccactccagtattcttgcctggagaatcccatgaacaggagcctggcaggttatagtccacggagttgcaaagagttggacatgactttcacttttttgacTAGATGACCTCTATAAAGATTTTTTAGTTAAACAGAGAATATTTCTATTTATGATTGCTGTTAATAAGTACCAGTGGGACATACAGGAAATCAATATGATCTGATCTTAAAGGCTGTATTTAATGAAGGAGCTTAAGagggaatgggcttccctggtggctcagatggtaaagaatctgcctgccgtgccgagacctgggtttgatccctgggtcaagaagatcccctggagaaggaatgacaacccactccagtattcttgtctggagaatcccatggacagaggagtctgacaagctacagtctgtggggtcgcaaagaatcatacatgactgagcaactaatacacacacatgtaagAGGGAATGATCAGGGTGAGAGAAGGAAAAACCAggaaagactcagttcagttcagtcactcagtcgtgtccgactctttgcaaccccatgaatcacagcacgctaggcctccctgtccatcaccagctcccggacttcacccagactcacgtccatagagtcagtgatgccatccagccatctcatcctctgtcgtccccttctcctcctgcccccaatccctcccagcatcagggtcttttccaatgagtcaactcttcgcatgaggtggccaaagtactggagtttcagctttagcatcattctttccaaagaaaccccagggctgatctccttcagaatggactggttggatctccttgcagtccaagggactctcaagagtcttcaacaccaccgttcaaaagcatcaattcttcggcgctcagccttcttcacagtccaactctcacatccatacatgaccacaggaaaaaccatagccttgactagacgaacctttgttggcaaggtaatgtctctgcttttgaatatgctatctaggttggtcataactttccttccaaggagtaagcgtcttttaatttcatggctgcagtcaccatctgcagtgattttcgagcacaaaaaaataaagtctggcactgtttccccatctatttcccatgaagtgatgggacaggatgccatgatcttcgttttctgaacattgagctttaagccaactttttcactctccactttcactttcatcaagagcctttttagtttctcttcactttctgccataagggtggtgtcatttgc from Bubalus bubalis isolate 160015118507 breed Murrah chromosome 13, NDDB_SH_1, whole genome shotgun sequence encodes:
- the CKAP2 gene encoding cytoskeleton-associated protein 2 isoform X1, whose protein sequence is MLLSDGDQRVRTSEGQIQEGKKVLKTKTKMADKENVGRPTGIKNNLTVEKNCIPLKSSNELTNSTLATDPPNSEDNNQTLPLLPVKDDPQSQHRTLSQTFHLKNNSKKKPVITEKPKHDANVPKKPVLGAYRGQIIQSKINSFRKPLQVKDESSATTKKLPATVSKATKPQPGDVSSITVKSDRASHMTSATKFASATSQIRHLVRPPIRSQHNKAQDTMKPGNSRMSANVTVRKGPREKELNTVLSGIKTGSSQDIKGDKTLSKSMAAGMVARPATSSNTKLIEKSKTAGQRSHTTVKAAVDSRWTQPKETAEERKARLSEWKAGKGRILKRPPSSAVTRPEPETQKEQPVGSFWTTMAEEDEQRLFTEKVNKTFSECLNLINEGCPKEEVLVTLNDLIKNIPDAKKLVKYWICLAHIESLTSPIESIIAIYEKAILSGAQPIEEMRHTIVDILTRKSQEKLKFGGNIEDTSAAKEETQAHADGAGAGPEPGKLEMENKPPRNVFQDCEKEQDDKVKDPTSDVKTPSTNTRAGCLIKYNVSTTPYLQSVKKKMQFDETNSAYKELKFLTPVRRSRRLQEKTSKLPDMLKDHYPCVSSLEQLTELGCETDAFVCRPNAALCGMFSEPDSAEEE
- the CKAP2 gene encoding cytoskeleton-associated protein 2 isoform X2; this translates as MSTPAIPQDLQLNPSQRTQSAFREQRRQKLKEHLLKRKTSFACKQENQMLLSDGDQRVRTSEGQIQEGKKVLKTKTKMADKENVGRPTGIKNNLTVEKNCIPLKSSNELTNSTLATDPPNSEDNNQTLPLLPVKDDPQSQHRTLSQTFHLKNNSKKKPVITEKPKHDANVPKKPVLGAYRGQIIQSKINSFRKPLQVKDESSATTKKLPATVSKATKPQPGDVSSITVKSDRASHMTSATKFASATSQIRHLVRPPIRSQHNKAQDTMKPGNSRMSANVTVRKGPREKELNTVLSGIKTGSSQDIKGDKTLSKSMAAGMVARPATSSNTKLIEKSKTAGQRSHTTVKAAVDSRWTQPKETAEERKARLSEWKAGKGRILKRPPSSAVTRPEPETQKEQPVGSFWTTMAEEDEQRLFTEKVNKTFSECLNLINEGCPKEEVLVTLNDLIKNIPDAKKLVKYWICLAHIESLTSPIESIIAIYEKAILSGAQPIEEMRHTIVDILTRKSQEKLKFGGNIEDTSAAKEETQAHADGAGAGPEPGKLEMENKPPRNVFQDCEKEQDDKVKDPTSDVKTPSTNTRAGCLIKYNVSTTPYLQSVKKKMQFDETNSAYKELKFLTPVRRSRRLQEKTSKLPDMLKDHYPCVSSLEQLTELGCETDAFVCRPNAALCGMFSEPDSAEEE
- the CKAP2 gene encoding cytoskeleton-associated protein 2 isoform X3 codes for the protein MSTPAIPQDLQLNPSQRTQSAFREQRRQKLKEHLLKRKTSFACKQENQMLLSDGDQRVRTSEGQIQEGKKVLKTKTKMADKENVGRPTGIKNNLTVEKNCIPLKSSNELTNSTLATDPPNSEDNNQTLPLLPVKDDPQSQHRTLSQTFHLKNNSKKKPVITEKPKHDANVPKKPVLGAYRGQIIQSKINSFRKPLQVKDESSATTKKLPATVSKATKPQPGDVSSITVKSDRASHMTSATKFASATSQIRHLVRPPIRSQHNKAQDTMKPGNSRMSANVTVRKGPREKELNTVLSGIKTGSSQDIKGDKTLSKSMAAGMVARPATSSNTKLIEKSKTAGQRSHTTVKAAVDSRWTQPKETAEERKARLSEWKAGKGRILKRPPSSAVTRPEPETQKEQPVGSFWTTMAEEDEQRLFTEKVNKTFSECLNLINEGCPKEEVLVTLNDLIKNIPDAKKLVKYWICLAHIESLTSPIESIIAIYEKAILSGAQVR